In Formosa haliotis, the sequence CCTAAAATACTGATTTCGTTGTTAATAACTTTTTTTCATCATATTTCTCTAAATATTTTTAATGGTAAAAACCCACATATAATATCAAATAAAATTTCCTCTAATTATATATACCTATATATACCGGTTTTTACCATAGTTGATTAAAAATCAGCAATTTGTTAAGAACTAATTTTCTTAACGAACCTCCTTTATTTGCTTGTTTTATACCTTTATTTCAATAATCTCATAAGAGAAAACAAGTGCGCTCTTGTTCATTTTATTAATTTTTAAAACAAAGAAAATGGACAATATTTTAATATTAGAACGATTAGCTCGTTTAGAGAAATTATTAGCAGGACATAAGGAGGTGTTAACCTTCGATGAAACCTGTGACTATACAGGCATATCTAGAAGCTATTTATATAAATTAACAGCATCTAGAAGAATTCCACACTCAAAACCCAATGGTAAGATGATTTTCTTCGAAAAGGATAAAATCGTAAAGTGGTTACTTCAAAATAAACGAAAGTCTAAACAGGATATTCACGAACAAGCGCTAGAATACGCACTTAAACGTAAACTAAAGTAATTTCTGGTTCATAAAACTATTATTCACGCTTAAAATACTTTAGGCCAAATATCTCTTATCATGATAAAGATACCATATGTTCGTGTGGGTACTTCCTATTACAAGATGGTTAAAGCACCCACTATTGCTGGTCATTTCAATGAATTTCTTGTGCATTGGAATATGGAAACCATAAAACAAGATCACGGAAAGAATTATTTAAGTAAAATCTCTAAATATGATGGTTTTACTTGTATTCCAAACCATATCGATTTTAAACCAGAATATTTAGGTTTCTATAACACCTATTCGCCTTTAAGTAATGCTCCAAAAGTTGGTGATTGTAGTGAGACACTCGATTTTCTGAAACATATTTTTGGAAATCATTTTTCTTTAGGCTTAGATTATCTGCAGCTCCTATATCAAAAACCTGTTCAAATCTTACCCATTTTATGTTTAGTCTCCAAAGAACGTGTTACTGGAAAAAGTACCTTTTTAAAATGGATGAAAGCCATCTTTGAAAACAATCTAACTTATTTAACTAACGATAGTTTTAGCAGCCAGTTTAATGCAGATTGGGCAAACAAATTATTGATTTGTATAGATGAAGTGCTATTCAATAAAGAAGAATTAACAGAGCGTATTAAATATTTAAGTACTACAAATATAAATAAGTTGGAAGCCAAAGGTAAAGACAAACGTGAAGTCGAGTTTTTTGGAAA encodes:
- a CDS encoding helix-turn-helix transcriptional regulator, producing MDNILILERLARLEKLLAGHKEVLTFDETCDYTGISRSYLYKLTASRRIPHSKPNGKMIFFEKDKIVKWLLQNKRKSKQDIHEQALEYALKRKLK
- a CDS encoding primase-helicase family protein codes for the protein MIKIPYVRVGTSYYKMVKAPTIAGHFNEFLVHWNMETIKQDHGKNYLSKISKYDGFTCIPNHIDFKPEYLGFYNTYSPLSNAPKVGDCSETLDFLKHIFGNHFSLGLDYLQLLYQKPVQILPILCLVSKERVTGKSTFLKWMKAIFENNLTYLTNDSFSSQFNADWANKLLICIDEVLFNKEELTERIKYLSTTNINKLEAKGKDKREVEFFGKFILCSNNETNFIKIDANETRFWVLKIPVIKKERIDLLEGLIEEIPAFLNFLNTRELESQNITRMWFTPRQIKTPALLRLVQNNRNRVEKELASILFGIIEKFELEEIQLCPMDALSALNRTRVKTDLTQLRRLLKHDWNLTNQPNSNSYQKFMILQDGTEILTENKGRYFTITKEFLLENFDETMTGL